In Acanthochromis polyacanthus isolate Apoly-LR-REF ecotype Palm Island chromosome 9, KAUST_Apoly_ChrSc, whole genome shotgun sequence, the DNA window CATTTGCATCATGAATGTGCAGCTGACGAATTCTTAGAAATTATGTGATGCAGTCATGTCAACATAGGGCAGAATCTCAAATGTAAAGCCCAGCGTTAGCGTAGCAGTCCCAGTGAGGATGTGTGCCAtatttgttttataaataaatgtaccTTTCTTTTTCAAAGTTAAAAGATTTCCAGCTTTTAATCAGGCTGTATCTCTTTTACTACAAAACTACAGAAGACAGAAGAGAACCATAGCCATCaatttcatcttcatttttaaaatcaggtTAAATACCACTCTGGTCGAAATCAAACGCGGAAATGTCTCAGATTAAACCAAAaatcagaaagagacacaataaGTCTACTCTAGTATCCTGAAGAAGGAAATCAAAAGCTTCctaattaataaacaaaattGTCCAGATTATATCAGATCAAAGAGCCCTTTTAGTTTAGTTCAGGGAGTTTATAAGAAGCATGAGTGTTGGTGAGCGGCTACAAAACTAAGGAAGGTAGGAGAGGCTAGCTAAAGGGCTAATGTAGCCTGAGCCgaggaaagagaaaagaggagaaaccTGGAGATTTGGTAAGAAATACACTTACCTCAACAACAGTTCAACAAAGCCCAGATATCCATGCAGTTGTCTAAGCATCCACACAGGAGGTGAAATATCCAGTCCTGCTCCTGgcatcaagttttttttttagagtccACATGTGAAATATCCAGCTAGTTCTAGGGTCCACTGCCACTCGATTTACTACTATATGTCCAGTTTCAAGCAAAGATGACCAAAAGCTTGATTAATCTTTCTCCAATCTTTCCCTTTGCAGCCCTGCCTTCACTCCATTTTTCTCCATGTCTCATTTGTTTGCTGCACTCAGGTGTTCCTGTTTTAACACCTCTCTTCCTGTTTACACTTCCTGGTTGGGGGGGAAAGGGCTGTTCTGTctatttttcttctcctttctgcTGCAATGGTTTTGCTTTAACAAACATCATTATTtacttgttttgcatcttttaaaacCAAGAAAACGGTCTGCCTTTTCCCCTAATGTATGAAACTCGTGATCAATTTGAAAGAGAGACAACATTTGTCAATCAGTTTGGACAACTTTTGGGTGATATTTGTGTTAGGCAGTGTGTAGTTTCACTCAGCTGCAAGTTGGATCACCGCAGGCAAACAGAATTGTCAGACTGTCAGGCCTCGATACAAAATCCATAAGGCATTTATGGctcctcctgtctctgtctggtgaATTTTTAGTCTTTAGCTTTCAATCTCGTATGTGCTGTGGATTCTCTGAATATATTCcaaagcacaaacacatttaacttttgttatgtttgtttttttaaatgtctgccTATCTTAACCAACCTTTACTGATGTCCAGTGGCTGTGTCGTTAAATTCACATTTCTTCATATGCTGAGTgaacctctgtgtgtgtgtgttcagcgtGATTCCTGAGTCACCACGCTGGCTCTTACAGAAAGGTCGGGTGGAGGAGGCTGAGCTTGTCGTACGTAAAGCTGCCAATTGGAACAGAGTCCCTGTCCCCGAGGTCATATTCAGGGCCAGAGAGTGCTCAGACCTCATGGTACCTAATCACTTTTTACTCCTTGTGCTGTTAAAGTGACAATACACCAGTGAAATAAGCActttattgttctgtttctttttctttattattgctaatttcagcaaaataaagaAGAAGAGCAGACATACACTTACATGGACTTGATACGCACCagaaacatgaggaacatcACAATTTCTGGTGTCTTCATATGGTAATGTGTCTCCTTTTCCCTTGTTCGTAACTTTACTGAACATATAAAGTTTGACAAATTACAACTCATCACTTAGTTTGTCAGATATCCaccaatattttaaaaagtttactTTGTGTAATGTGAGATGAACATATCAATGAAGTAATGTGATGGAAACGGGTTTCTCTCACGGTcacttagttttgtttttgcattttttacaggatgtccgtcTCCATGGTATTCTATGGTCTGTCTCTCAATACTAGCAATCTAAATGGGAATATCTACTTGAactgcttcctctctgcagTCATTGACCTTGTGGCCTACATAGCCACTTGGCTTCTGATCAAACGGGCTCCACGACCCGTTCTCCTCTTCTCCACACTGATGTTCTGTGGCATCATGCTTCTGATCATGAAGCTGGTTCCTGAAGGTCTATGTACAATATTGTAGAAGACACTATCCACAAGTGAAATGCTGCATACCGTATCtaccatgtttgttttttttccccagacatGGATGTTGTGTCCCAGGTGTTAGCCTTGCTGGGAAAGATGGGTGTTTCTGGCGCTTACTGCTTCATCTACGTCTTTTTCACTGAGCTGATCCCCACCGTGGTCAGGAACATGGGCTTAGGGATCGCCTCCACTGCTGCTCGAATCAGCAGCATTATTTGTCCTTACGTGATTTACGTGGGCAAGtgtgctttctttctggttttGCAGATGTATTTGTGCACAGAATTTAAAGCAAAGCCCTTTGAAAGAGAGGTGGGATTGACAACAAAACTGTAGAAGCAATCTGTAGATGATAATTTTAAAGAGCTACTTTTACTTCAGTAGCATTTAGGGACTCACAAGAAATGCTCCATGTTTGATACACAGAAATTCTGTAATAAGCTTGCTGTCCATAAACCCAAGTTGAAAACATTGCCAGGATATTTAAGAACCCATGAGGAGTAAATATGCAAAATCCATGGGATACTTCAAATTATATATGAAGCAATCAGCTTCACAAATTCAGTGATGGCATAGAAGATGTGATTATTTAGACCCATCCTTGCTGCTACTGCCTGCAAATTTCAGAACTGACTGAAGGTACCACAAGGTTTTGCATGGTGACATTTTAGATGAACATGTTAATActcattcattttattattgtgagTGACTGGGCAGCAATGGCTAAAATTTTTCTGTCACATCTCTCCTTTAAAGCTAAAAAGCAATCAAAAGTGACTGTATTTTTGTCAGCTGGTAGCACTTACAGGGAAATGTGTAACTGACACATTATTTTCCTGAGGGTTTTTGTATGCACTTCACTTATCAAttggaaaaagacaaacaaaacaaaacaaaaaatatttgctgagcagacattttgacttgttgCAGCAGGAAAAATATGAGGTGGAGCTAAGAACAGCATTGATAAGTCATGTCAGTGCAGCGGTTAATGACCTGTTTTAGACTGTCTGCATGGGGAAAAGGTCTGTTTAACTCTACCTCGCACCCCTCGTTAAATCTCTGTGTACACTTCTTAAAATCCCGTTTGGCCTattcctttttgttttattggcttAGTTTGAATTAATTGGTGCTGTAAGTACTCATACTAGTATATTAGACCTGATTCATTTACACTCATGACATGCCAAAATGCTTTTAACTGAAAATTGAAGAAATCTTTCTAATTTCAGTGCCTTTATTCTGTCTGCAGGTGTTTACAACAAGGTCCTCCCATACCTTATTTTTGGCACAATCAGCATCATGGCAGCTGTTGTTAGTGTGTTGCTGCCAGACACCAGAAACAACAAACTTCCTGATCTTATCAGTCAGGCCAAACCTATCAGACGGTAAGTCGCGTTGTATATGGATGTATGAGTAAAGACTCACTGAACTTAGGATTCTTATGCATTACTATTACGACAGTGCAATCTTTTGACTTAAGTACGGTATAGGGTATAGTCCACACACTAGATACTCCCAGGAACATGTATTGAATTCCTACCTCATTGTCCCGAGTGTAAACGTTGGTCTCAAGAAGAGTTGCCAAACTCAAGACATCACCATGAGGCAGTGTCTCCATTTGACTGTGgcaactgtatttttttcagatgtgtacttacatttatttttgtccagcactcatcacatggatgtgcatgctcattttgtcttttcgcaactaaaacaaattttttgaacagttttatcattattattgcaTCAAAAATAGGTTTGCCACTACATTTTCAGTCTCAGAAATGGTGAATCAAAACAAAAGAATGTGTTTATTGGTAATCTGTAAACTCAGACAAACATAGAAATTGAATGACAGTCTATTCTCTTGTGCATATTTAGCACATGTTAaatctctgtgtttttctgtttccatttctCTTTACATCAAGTTGCTGCTGGGCAAAGGAAACTTCCACAGCCTGCTCTGATACAAATGAAGACAATAAAGATGTGAGCAGGAGTGCCACCTGCTGAAAACAAAGCACACAGCAAGAGCTACGTTGCTGCAGACAAACATTTAGAAATACACAGTATTGTTGTGGTTTATGATTTGTCTGCTAATCATTAATCTTGTTTGAGAGATAAAACCACAGAGCGTCTCTGGCTTTTATAAACATACAACAGATCAAACTGTCATGTTCATTTGCTGGTTTAGACTTTCCCCAATCACTATATCTGTTAATAGTTTTTTAAACCTCTACCAAGGAcaattttgttgttgtgttgtttgtgaatttcacattttttatgcaCTGCTGCACCTCTAAATGAAATATACTAACCTCAGTATGGAGTGTTTATATACAGTTAAAGTACATTTATAAGTCACAGAGTTGTTACATAAGTAACTATATGAGCAGAGTGACATTTAATATAGGTCGAGTAATGGGTCATTTCAGGATTGTAGGTCAATGCGTGTTGATGTAAGATATGATGACCTTGGGCTTCAAAAGTCATTTAATTAGTCTTCTGCTCAATGCaatcattgtttaaaaaaaagggggggggggagagagagagagagagagaattttATACTGGTGTCCCAGAAAAGCAGAACGATGTTGAACGAAAG includes these proteins:
- the LOC110967142 gene encoding solute carrier family 22 member 5-like → MSGGKVKDFDELTSFLGDYGLFQILMIVLLSLSAVPCGYMGVIVVFVSDTPEHHCNVSGNFTRTDADVEATLQERNSWMEADSCSRCKLRANCTETAGLCNETEPCVDGWIYSTERYTIVSEWDLVCDNAWKVPFSTSLFFVGVLIGSFISGQLSDRFGRRPVFFCTMALQTVTALIQAASVNWVMFCVLNCLRGLGQISNYITSLILGSEMLNQSTRVNFTLLGHSLGFGIGYALLPLFAYFIQGWRMLLVAAAIPGFLFIPTWCVIPESPRWLLQKGRVEEAELVVRKAANWNRVPVPEVIFRARECSDLMQNKEEEQTYTYMDLIRTRNMRNITISGVFIWMSVSMVFYGLSLNTSNLNGNIYLNCFLSAVIDLVAYIATWLLIKRAPRPVLLFSTLMFCGIMLLIMKLVPEDMDVVSQVLALLGKMGVSGAYCFIYVFFTELIPTVVRNMGLGIASTAARISSIICPYVIYVGVYNKVLPYLIFGTISIMAAVVSVLLPDTRNNKLPDLISQAKPIRRCCWAKETSTACSDTNEDNKDVSRSATC